The following coding sequences are from one Arachis hypogaea cultivar Tifrunner chromosome 7, arahy.Tifrunner.gnm2.J5K5, whole genome shotgun sequence window:
- the LOC112701029 gene encoding uncharacterized protein — translation MEGTVTLLKTSPGRVGDDVDDSIVYFHRLFWMFPPCVEAFRHCKSLVSIDGTHLYGKYGGTLLMAIAQDGNSNILSIAFSLVEGENTESWSFFLTNLRQHVTPQQGILVISDRHNGIKAALENPNSGWLPLLAYRTFCIRHIAANFALSFKGTDAKRLLVNAAYEKTEAEFHY, via the coding sequence ATGGAGGGGACGGTTACGTTGTTGAAGACATCTCCGGGTCGCGTGGGTGATGACGTGGATGACTCAATCGTGTACTTTCATCGTCTTTTCTGGATGTTTCCTCCTTGTGTTGAAGCTTTCCGACATTGCAAGTCATTGGTAAGCATAGACGGTACTcatctgtatggcaagtatggaggGACTTTGCTCATGGCCATCGCTCAAGATGGAAACTCCAACATCTTGTCTATTGCTTTCAGTCTCGTGGAGGGAGAAAATACCGAGTCTTGGTCTTTCTTTCTGACCAACCTGCGGCAACATGTGACTCCGCAACAGGGGATACTGGTCATTTCAGATAGACACAATGGCATCAAGGCTGCACTAGAGAACCCGAACAGTGGGTGGTTACCCCTGCTTGCGTACCGAACATTTTGTATTCGGCATATTGCAGCTAACTTCGCACTCAGTTTCAAGGGCACGGATGCAAAGCGTTTGCttgtgaatgctgcttatgagaagaCTGAGGCAGAGTTTCACTATTAG
- the LOC114924227 gene encoding uncharacterized protein, whose protein sequence is MCDWANRIEYDKWTQHQDGGRRFGHMTTNISEGVNSVLKGTRNLPVTTLFKSTYGRLAKLFVIRGKTAEAQLASGAKFCQSFMKAMERNLKDSRCFTITLFDRHQSEYTVAETTPTGSFSLGTYRVSLQHRTCDCGYFQALHYPCCHAIACCAQSRLDWSIYVDEVYTMQKVFRVYQMGFVPPIPKGLWPPYDGPTVIPDPSLRRCRDGRPRSTRIWNNMDEADPNRSKRCGLCRQPGHTRRSCP, encoded by the coding sequence ATGTGTGATTGGGCGAATAGAATAGAATACGATAAGTGGACTCAGCACCAGGATGGTGGCAGACGGttcggtcacatgacgaccaATATATCTGAGGGTGTTAATTCTGTTCTTAAGGGTACACGAAATCTTCCGGTTACTACCCTATTCAAGTCCACATATGGTCGGCTAGCGAAGTTGTTTGTGATTCGTGGTAAGACGGCAGAGGCTCAATTGGCCAGCGGTGCCAAGTTCTGCCAGTCTTTTATGAAGGCGATGGAGCGCAACTTGAAAGACTCCAGATGTTTCACTATTACCCTGTTCGATAGACACCAGTCTGAGTACACCGTTGCCGAGACGACGCCCACCGGGAGCTTTTCACTTGGGACGTACCGAGTTTCCCTCCAGCACCGTACATGCGACTGTGGATACTTTCAAGCTCTCCATTACCCATGTTGCCATGCGATTGCATGTTGTGCCCAGTCACGGCTTGACTGGTCTATCTATGTCGACGAGGTCTACACCATGCAGAAGGTGTTCAGGGTGTACCAGATGGGTTTCGTGCCGCCAATACCAAAGGGACTTTGGCCACCTTATGACGGTCCGACCGTTATTCCGGACCCCAGCTTGAGGCGTTGTCGTGATGGACGACCGAGGTCTACCAGAATCTGGAACAACATGGATGAGGCCGACCCTAACCGATCCAAGCGGTGCGGGCTATGCAGACAGCCTGGGCACACGCGTAGGTCTTGCCCCTAG